One window of the Zea mays cultivar B73 chromosome 3, Zm-B73-REFERENCE-NAM-5.0, whole genome shotgun sequence genome contains the following:
- the LOC109945276 gene encoding uncharacterized protein, which translates to MELHGMCFSGFMVQQWPRDRVKSAAPTPLLPLSSPIKGSIPFCTPSHRSSNLLVNLCSSPPLRCSRRCRITPIGAADAVCRRRGRPEAEAVLLSTFLCAVLCSSPPFESSEADCVVEEPNLFEDDPHDSFGKEGDAGDFDGDFNNDEF; encoded by the exons ATGGAGCTTCATGGCATGTGTTTCTCTGGATTTATGGTGCAGCAATGGCCACGGGACCGCGTGAAGTCTGCAGCCCCGACTCCTCTCCTTCCCCTCTCCTCTCCTATAAAAGGCAGCATCCCCTTCTGCACTCCCTCACACCGTTCTTCCAACCTTCTTGTTAATCTCTGTTC ATCCCCACCGTTGCGTTGCAGTCGACGTTGTCGTATAACACCGATCGGAGCTGCCGACGCCGTTTGCCGCCGGAGAGGACGCCCCGAAGCCGAGGCAGTGCTTCTATCAACCTTCCTTTGTGCCGTCCTCTGTTCATCGCCACCGTTCGAGAGCTCCG AAGCTGATTGTGTGGTAGAAGAACCGAATTTGTTTGAGGACGACCCACATGACTCTTTTGggaaag agggtgatgctggagactttgatggagattttaacaacgacgaattctaa